The Bacillota bacterium genome window below encodes:
- a CDS encoding DUF2283 domain-containing protein, with translation MELRYDPKYNVAYIRFRQHSEEIETVRLSDEVLVDIAPDGRIFGIELLNANEQLGILHGLDFRFTDESTGFTVQVPLKQKSA, from the coding sequence GTGGAACTCCGGTATGACCCGAAGTACAATGTCGCCTACATTCGCTTCCGGCAGCACTCTGAGGAGATAGAAACCGTCCGTCTGAGCGATGAGGTGCTGGTGGACATCGCGCCAGACGGACGTATCTTCGGGATCGAATTGCTCAACGCCAACGAACAACTGGGTATTCTACACGGGTTGGATTTCCGATTTACCGATGAGTCCACCGGATTCACGGTGCAGGTTCCTCTGAAGCAGAAATCAGCCTGA
- a CDS encoding C40 family peptidase, which translates to MEIVKSPLRVATVACLCLFTMVAGADTYLSIELPVPPPEPPRPVPTPTGTPSRSSPPRTTQAIGRLGVTTSPAPIYASRNVHGRLYARCEAMTYLAVTHQAGAWYGVLMADGSVGWVPRQHVRLLDYEVVPASPTSTGALGERIVQTALRFLGIPYRWGGTSLNGLDCSGFVQKVFALNGIRLPRLGRHQAQVGTPVPDLSLVQPGDRLYFRSSKQPISHTGIYIGNGYFIHAARGRGRVAIDRITDPKYLKTLVGIRR; encoded by the coding sequence GTGGAGATAGTTAAAAGCCCTCTGCGTGTGGCAACAGTAGCCTGTCTCTGCCTCTTCACGATGGTGGCAGGGGCGGATACCTACCTGTCGATCGAGCTACCTGTCCCGCCGCCGGAACCGCCACGCCCTGTACCAACGCCGACCGGGACACCATCGCGTTCCAGCCCACCGCGCACCACACAGGCAATCGGACGGCTTGGGGTAACCACCAGCCCAGCTCCCATCTACGCCAGCCGCAATGTACATGGTAGGCTGTACGCCCGCTGTGAGGCGATGACCTATCTCGCCGTGACGCACCAGGCGGGCGCATGGTACGGGGTGCTGATGGCGGACGGTAGCGTGGGCTGGGTTCCGCGCCAGCACGTGCGGCTGCTGGACTATGAGGTGGTGCCAGCCAGCCCAACGTCAACGGGTGCGCTGGGAGAACGCATTGTGCAGACCGCGCTGCGTTTTCTGGGCATCCCCTACCGCTGGGGTGGAACTTCGCTCAACGGACTGGACTGTTCGGGCTTCGTGCAGAAGGTGTTTGCCCTCAACGGCATCCGCCTGCCACGCCTTGGCAGGCATCAGGCGCAGGTGGGAACTCCTGTTCCCGACCTCTCACTGGTGCAGCCGGGTGACCGGCTCTACTTCCGTTCCAGCAAGCAGCCTATCTCGCATACTGGCATCTACATCGGCAACGGCTACTTCATCCACGCCGCGCGGGGGCGCGGTCGCGTGGCAATTGACCGCATCACCGACCCCAAGTACCTGAAAACGCTCGTCGGCATCCGCCGATAG
- a CDS encoding DUF92 domain-containing protein — MIANGGVATVCIAVYALTGDFHWWMAFAGAYAAANADTCSSEIGALSPVLPRHVLTLRPLQTGDSGGVTALGLLAGGAGSAVVAAVAWAVHPLGFGQVVMVTVGGLLGSLLDSVLGGTVQARYRCAACGETVERSEHCGVPAVHTGGWRWIDNDVVNLFCTLIGATVAFIG; from the coding sequence GTGATCGCCAACGGCGGTGTTGCTACGGTGTGCATCGCTGTGTACGCTTTGACGGGCGACTTTCACTGGTGGATGGCTTTCGCCGGGGCGTACGCCGCCGCCAATGCGGACACGTGTAGCAGCGAGATCGGCGCGCTATCCCCTGTGCTACCGCGCCACGTGCTCACCCTGCGCCCCCTGCAAACGGGCGATTCGGGCGGGGTGACCGCGCTGGGTCTGCTGGCAGGCGGTGCTGGCAGTGCGGTGGTGGCGGCTGTTGCGTGGGCGGTGCACCCGCTAGGATTCGGGCAGGTGGTCATGGTCACGGTGGGCGGACTGCTCGGCAGCCTGCTGGACAGCGTGCTGGGCGGCACGGTTCAGGCGCGGTACCGGTGCGCCGCGTGCGGAGAGACGGTGGAGCGCTCGGAGCATTGCGGGGTGCCTGCTGTACATACTGGCGGCTGGCGATGGATAGATAACGATGTGGTGAACCTGTTTTGCACGCTGATCGGAGCAACTGTGGCATTCATCGGCTAA
- a CDS encoding type II toxin-antitoxin system MqsA family antitoxin produces the protein MKCHVCGGVLEPTESDLPFKVGKKRIVIVRQVPVFQCNQCGTYLLEDSVMRRVEATLAAVDANVELGVVSYAA, from the coding sequence ATGAAATGCCATGTGTGTGGAGGAGTACTGGAACCAACGGAGTCCGATTTACCTTTTAAGGTCGGGAAAAAGCGAATAGTAATCGTGAGGCAGGTACCAGTGTTCCAGTGCAACCAGTGCGGTACTTACCTTCTCGAAGACAGTGTTATGCGGCGTGTGGAGGCAACCCTCGCTGCGGTAGATGCTAACGTGGAGCTGGGGGTTGTTTCCTATGCTGCGTAA
- a CDS encoding DUF92 domain-containing protein, with the protein MVVSLLLAAFLAAAVVLPALRWRWLSPSGALAAFVVGWVTFGAGGWQAATVLLTFFVTSSAFSRWHAGRKRRMELLTAPAGGSAGDRQRRCCYGVHRCVRFDGRLSLVDGFRRGVRRRQCGHV; encoded by the coding sequence TTGGTCGTATCCCTCCTGCTGGCTGCGTTTCTCGCCGCGGCAGTAGTGCTGCCTGCCCTCCGATGGCGGTGGCTCTCCCCATCGGGCGCGCTGGCGGCGTTCGTGGTGGGATGGGTTACCTTTGGGGCGGGAGGCTGGCAGGCGGCGACAGTGTTACTGACCTTCTTCGTGACCTCCAGTGCCTTCAGCCGCTGGCATGCCGGGCGAAAACGGCGCATGGAATTGCTCACAGCGCCGGCGGGAGGCAGCGCAGGTGATCGCCAACGGCGGTGTTGCTACGGTGTGCATCGCTGTGTACGCTTTGACGGGCGACTTTCACTGGTGGATGGCTTTCGCCGGGGCGTACGCCGCCGCCAATGCGGACACGTGTAG